The genomic interval CTGAACCTGTGGAAGTGGATCAACGATGCACGCGGAGGCGAGGGCGCACACAAGCTCAGCAACCGCCAGTACGAGCAGTTGCTGCGGCAAAACTTCGTCAATATCCGCCGCGTGCGCGAGTGGCGCGATATCTACAGCCAGCTGCACACCGTGGTGGCCGAGCACAAGTGGCGCTTGAACGCCGCCCCCGCCAGCTACGAGCAAATCCATCTCTCGATGCTGTCCGGCCTGCTGGGCAACATCGGCTGGAAGACCGAGGGCGACGAAGTCGCGCAGACCGAGTACCTGGGCGCGCGCGGCATCAAGTTCCACCGCCACCCGGGCGCGCACCTGCGCAAGAAGCCGGGCCGCTGGATCGTGGTGGCCGAGCTGGTGGAAACCACGCGCCTGTTTGGCCGCGGCATTGCGGGCATCGAGCCACAGTGGGTGGAGCAGGTGGCAGGCCATTTGCTCAAGAAGCAGTTGCTCGACCCGCACTGGGAAAAGAAGGCCAGCGAGGTCACCGCGCTGGAGCGGGCCACGCTGTACGGCATCGTCATCTACAGCGGCCGCCGCGCCAACTTTGGCCGCGTGGACCCGGTGGGCGCGCGCGAAATCTTCATCCGCGAAGCCCTGGTGCAGGGCCAGTGGGATTGCAAGTTCCCCTTCCTGGAAGCCAACCTCAAGCTCATCAAGCAGGTGGAAGACCTGGAGCACAAGGCCCGCCGGCAAGACGTGCTGGTGGACGACGAACTGATCTACGCCTTCTACGACCAGCAGCTGCCCGCCGATGTGTACGGGGGTGCCAGCTTCGAGCGCTGGTACAAAGATGCGCTGCAGCACAACCCCAAACTCCTGCTGCTGACCCGCGAGGAGCTGATGCGCCACGAGGCCGCGGGCATCACCACCCAGTCCTTCCCCAAAACCATCCGCCTGGGCGGCGTGGACTGCGCCGCCACCTACTTGCACGAGCCGGGCGACGCCAAGGACGGCCTGACCGTCACCGTGCCGCTGTTCGTGCTGAACCAGGTGAACGACGAACGCTGCGAATGGCTGGTGCCCGGCATGCTCAAAGACAAGGTGCAGGCGCTCATCAAAACCCTGCACCAGCGCCCGCGCTCCCGCCTGGTGCCGCTGCCCGAAACCGCCCGCACCATGGCCGAGACGCTGAACACGCCCGAGCTGTTTGGCCACGGCCCGCTGGTCGATGCGGTGCTGAAGCTGGTGCGCGCCGCCACCTCGCTGGACATTGCCCGCGCCGACATCAAGGCCGACATGCTGAGCCCGCACATGTTCATGCATTTCCGCGTGGTGGACGAGCATGGCCGCCAACTCGGCACGGGCCGCAACCTGGGCGCGCTGAAGGCCGAGCTGGGCGCGCAGGCGCGTGGAGCCTTCCAGGCGCTGGCGGGCTTGAAGATGGCCCAGAATGCCGAGATTTCCAAGCCAAATCAGCCTGTAGCGCCCATTCCATCGGCGCAAGCAGCTCCTAAAAAAGTAGCGACACCGGTGGCTCCGGCGAACCAGCGCTACACCGCCTGGACCTTCGGCGAACTGCCCGAGCTGCTGGAAATTCAGAAGGGCGGCCAGACGCTGATCGGCTACCCCGGCCTGATCGACGCGGGGGATGCGGTGACGATTGAAGTCTTCGACGAGCCCGAAGTGGCCGCTGCCAAGCACCGCGCCGGCCTGCGCCGCCTGTTCTCGTTGCAGATCAAGGACGCGCTGAAGTACCTGGAAAAGAACATCCCCGACCTGCAAAAAATGGCCGTGGTCTACATGCAGGTGGGCAAGAACGCCGACGGTTCCGGCGGCGGCACGATAGAGGAGCTGCGCGCGCAAATCATCGACGTGGCACTCGACCGGGCCTTTTTGCTCGATCCGCTGCCCACCGACGAATTTGCCTTCAAGCGCCGCATCGACGAAGGCCGGGGCCGCCTGACCCTGATCGCCAACGAGGTGGCGCGCCTGGCGCTGACCGTGCTCACCGAGTACGGCACCGCCGCCCGCAAGATCAAGGACACCAAGAACGCCCCCGAGGCCACGGCCGATGCCGCCCAGCAACTCGCCCGGCTGATCCCCAAGCGCTTCCTCGCCACCACCCCCTGGCCCGCGCTGCAGCACACCGCCCGCTACCTCAAGGCCATCACCGCCCGGCTGGACAAATACCGCGCCGACCCCGCCCGCGATGCCGCCCGCATGCTGGAGCTGCGCCCGCAGGAGCAGCGCTACTGGCGCCTGGTGGCCGAGCGCAAAGGCGTGGCGGATGCGCGCATGCAGGAATTCCGCTGGCTGCTGGAGGAGCTGCGCGTGAGCTTTTTCGCGCAAGAGCTGAAGACTCCGCAGCCCATCAGCGTGAAGCGGCTGGACAAGGCCTGGGCGCAACTGGGCTAGTTGCTACTGTTTTAAGAGCCGCTTGTGCTGATGGGATGAGCGCTAGCGGCTTATTTTTTATAAATGTCACAAGCCCGGTATAAAAAGTTCAAATATTTTTACCCGGATTCAAATCGCGCCTTGTTATATCCGGGTAGAATTCGTCTATTCTTTTTAACCCGGATAAAATTATGGCTTGGTTGGACACCCCTTGTACCGCCTTCGAAGGCGAACGCTGCATCGCCACAGGCACGCTGCGCGACGTGGCACCGCGCGCCAAGGCGGTGGCCGACCTGGCGGCAGACAGCCCGGCTCCACAGCCTCTGCTGGTCTTCGCGGATGCCAGCAGCGACACCATCGAGCTGGACTGGCGCGGCCCGCTGGAGGTGTTTACCGCCCGGTTGGAGCGGCAGGCGCAGGCACTTGATGCGCTGGCCCCGCCCGAAGCGCCGCCTGCACCCGACACCGAAGTACCGCGTGGTCCTGGCCGCCCCAAGCTGGGCGTGGTAGCCCGCGAGGTCACGCTGCTGCCGCGCCACTGGGAATGGCTGGCCACGCAGCCGGGCGGCGCATCGGTGGCGCTGCGCAAACTGGTCGAGCTGGCGCAGCGCCAGTCGCAGGCCCAGGACCAGGTGCGGCGCACGACCGAGGTGGCGTACAAATTCATGTCCACCATGGCGGGCCATCTGCCGGGCTTTGAAGAGGCCAGTCGGGCGCTGTTTGCCCATGACCTGGCCGGGTTTATCGCACGGATCGCCGACTGGCCGGTCGACGTGCAGGCCCATCTGCACAACATCCTGGCCGAGGCGTGGCAGGCATGAAATTTCCGTAGATCGGCTGTGGCCAGCCGATCTACACTGGACTTTTCTGGCCTGATCGGCGGGAGGTCCCAAAATGCTGCAACGCGTCTGCGCCACCATGGCATTGGCATCGGGCATGGCCGCTGCGGCGGCCGATGTGTCGCTGTGCCCCGACCACCCGATACGCTTCGCCTATTTCGAGATGGGCGCGCTCTACAGCCGGGGCGTGGGTATCGACAAAGACCTGGTCGATGCCCTGCAAAAGCGTTCGGGCTGCACGTTTGCGGCGGAGGTCCAGCCCCGGGCCCGCACCTGGATGGAGCTGGAGCGGGGCAACCTGGACATGACGGCATCTGCGCTGAGCACGCCCACCCGACAGAAGTTTGCCTGGTTTGCCGACTATTTTGTGGACCGCAACAGTTTGCTGCTGCGCACCGAGCTACCCACGTCCATCCAGTCGCTGCCGGATCTGGTAGCCGACAACCGGGTGCGTGTGGGCGTCGTCCGCGGCTTTGTGCATGGTGCGGCGCTGGATGGTTTTGTGCAGGAGCTGCGCAAGCTGGGGCGGCTGGAGGAAGTGGAGGACCAGGAGACGCTGTACCGCATGTTGGCGGGGCGCCGCTTCGATGCCATTTTTGGCTACCCCTACGTGTACGTGCAGTACCTGGGCCAGAACCGGGTGGCCGACAAGGTGCGGGTGGTGGAGTTGACTACGCTGCCCACCACCCGTAACTACCTGGCTTTGTCGCGCAAGGCCTTCACCGAGGCGCAGGCCCAGCGCTGGCAAGAGCTGCTCAACACCATGCGCGCCGACGGCAGTCTGCAAACTATTTTCCAAAGGCACCTGGGTGCCCCCGCCGCCCGGGCCTTGCTCAAATATTAGAAAAATTGGGCTCTTGTGCTTACCAGATGGGCGTGAGCAGCTATCAAAATGAGCATAAACCCCGGAGCTGCCGGGGCGTGTGGCGGTACGAAACTTGCGTCAAACCCTGGCCTAAGGCGCTCACTCTGCCGTGCGCGAAGTAATGCAAAGCATCCCTTTGTATGCAGCTTGGTACGGCGCATGGCGCTATAGTTTCCCCAGTCTCATTTTCTCAACCACAGGATTATTCTCATGCTGAACGGAAAAACTGCACTCGTCACCGGCTCTACCAGCGGTATTGGTTTGGGTATCGCATTGGAACTGGCCAAGCAGGGCGCCAACATCATCTTGAACGGCTTTGGCGACCACGCTGGCCCCAAGGCCGAGGTCGAGGCGCTGGGTGTCAAAGTGGGCTACAGCGGTGCGGATATGAGCAAGCCCGCCGAGATCGCCGCCATGATCGACTACGCCAACGCCGAATTTGGCGGCGTGGACATTCTGGTCAACAACGCCGGCATCCAGTACGTGGCCCCGATCGAAGAGTTCCCGATTGAGAAGTGGGACTCCATCATCGCCATCAACCTCAGCGCCGCCTTCCACGCCACGCGCCTGGTGATTCCGGGCATGCGCGCCAAGAACTGGGGCCGCGTGATCAGCATTGCATCGGCCCACGGCCTGGTCGGTTCGGCCCAAAAAGTGGCTTACGTGGCCGCCAAGCACGGCATTGTGGGCATGACCAAGGTGGTGGCCCTGGAAACCGCCACCACCGGCATCACCGTCAACGCCATCTGCCCCGGCTGGGTACTGACCCCGCTGGTGCAAAAGCAGATCGACGACCGCTCGGCCAAGGAAGGCATTCCCGTGGCCCAGGCCACCAAGGAGCTGCTGCAGGAAAAAGAACCCTCGCTGCAGTTCACCACGCCCGAGCAACTGGGCGGCCTGGCCGTGTTCTTCTGCTCGCCTGCCGCCGACAACGTGCGCGGCGTGGCCTGGGCCAACGACGGCGGCTGGACGGCGCAGTAAGGCAGCGCGGCATGAAAATCGAAGAGGTGCGCGCCCGGGCATTCGCCATGCCCTTGACCAACCCATCGTTTCCCCGGCCACCGTACCGGTTTTACAACCGCGAATACATCGTCATCACCTACCGCACCGACCCCGCTGCGCTGGCGGCGGTGGTACCCGAGCCGTTGGTGGTGACCGACAACATCGTCAAGTACGAGTTCATCCGCATGCCGGACTCCACCGGCTTTGGCGACTACACCGAGTCGGGCCAGGTAATTCCCGTCAGCCTGAACGGCGACCACGGCGGCTACGTGCATTCCATGTACCTGGACGACGACGCGCCCATCGCCGGGGGCCGCGAGCTCTGGGGTTTCCCCAAAAAGCTGGCCAGCCCCAAGATTAGCCACGAGGGCGAGGTACTGGTGGGTACGCTGGACTGCCGCGGCCTGCGCTGCGCCGTGGGCACCATGGGCTACAAGCACAAAGAGGCCGACAAGGATGCGGTGCTGAAATCCATGATGGCCCCCAACTACATGCTGAAGATCATTCCGCACGTGGACGGCGGCCCGCGCATTCTGGAGTTGGTGCGCTACTACCTGGAAGACATCCAGGTCAAGGGTGCCTGGACCGGCCCCGCCGCGCTGGAGCTGTTCCAGCATGTGACGGTGGACGTGGCCAAGCTACCGGTGCTGGAGGTGATTTCGGCCATCCACTACGTGGCGGACCTCACCTTGGGCATGGGCGAAGTGGTGCACGACTATTTGGCCTGATGTGGGTTTTTGAGGCTATTTTTCAGGCCTTGAACCAGCCTCTCGTGCTGATTTGGTAAGCGTAAGCTGCTCCTGTTTTTGATAACAAAAACAGGAGCATTTTTATTTACAGCTTAGCCAGCCGCTCCAGCGCAGCCTGCAAGGTTTCATCTTTCTTGGCGAAGCAAAAGCGCACCACGCGCTGGTCGAAGCCGTCGCCGTAGAAGGCCGACAGCGGGATGGCGGCCACGCCGATTTCCTTGGTCAGCCACTGGCAGAAGTCGGCCTCGCCCAGGTCGCTCACCTCCGAGATATCCACGCACTGGAAGTAGCTGCCTTCGCTGGGCAGCAGCTTGAACCGGGTAGCGGCCAGACCGGCCCGGAACAGGTCGCGTTTGCGCTGGTAGAAGGCGGGCAGCTCCAGATAGGGCGCAGGGTTGGCCAGGTACTTCGCCAGCCCGTGCTGCACAGGCGTGTTGACGGTGAACACGTTGAACTGGTGCACCTTGCGGAACTCGGCCATCAGCGGGGCCGGGGCCACCACGGTGCCGACCTTCCAGCCGGTGACGTGGAAGGTCTTGCCAAAGCTGCTGACGATGAAGGCGCGCGCGGCCAAGCCGGGGTAGCGGGCGGCGCTCTCGTGCTTGCGGCCGTCAAACACCATGTGCTCGTACACCTCGTCGCTGATCAGCAGCACCTCGGTGGGCTCCAGCAGGTCTTGCAGCGCCAGCATGTCGGCCTGCGACCAGATGGTGGCGCTGGGGTTGTGCGGCGAGTTGATGAGGATGGCGCGGGTTTGGGGCGTGATGGCGGCGGCGATTTTGCCGAAGTCGGGGCGGAAGCTGTGGGGCGTGAGTGGCACCCGCACCGCCGTGCCACCGGCCAGTTCGATGTTGGGCACGTAGCTGTCGTAGCAGGGCTCCAGCACGATGACTTCGTCACCCGGGCGCACCACGGCCAGGATGGCGGTGATGATGCCCTGGGTGGCCCCGGCCGTGATGGTGATTTCGGTCGCCGCGCTGTATGTGCGGGCATGGAGTGCTTCAATTTTTGCAGCAACGGCCTCGCGCAGCGCCGGGATGCCGGGCATGGGCGGGTACTGGTTCAGGCCCTGCTGCATGGCCTCGGTCACCGCCTGCACCAGCGCCGGGTCGCAGTTGAAATCGGGGAAGCCCTGGCCCAGGTTCACCGCGTTGTGCTCGGCGGCCAGGGCCGACATTACGGTGAAGATGGTGGTGCCCACTAACGGGAGTTTGGTTTGGAGGGTGGGGGTTCGTACTTGCATTTCACAATTCGTAGTCGTTGACATGTCCGGACATCGCCTGCGCCACCAAATTCCGGTCCAGCCGGTCGCTCAGCAGCTCGGCAAATTTATAAACGAAATTGCGCAGATAGGCGCTGCGCTTGAAGGCCACGCGGGCGACGTTCACGCCAAACAGAATGCCGCCGGGGCGCACGATCAGGTCCGAGTTCACATCGTCGCGTACCGCCATTTCTGCCACGATGCCGATGCCCAGGCCCAGGCGCACATAGGTCTTGATCACGTCGGAGTCGATGGCTTCCAGGGCAATGCGGGGCACCAGCTTGCGGGCGGCAAAGGCCTGGTCGATCTTGGTGCGGCCGGTGAAGGACGGGTGGTAGGTAATTATCGGCTCCTGCGCAATATCCTCCAGCGTGAGGCGCTCTTTTTTTGCTAGCGGATGGTTGGCCGGGAAGACGATGACGTGCTGCCATTCGTAGCAGGGCAGGGTGACCAGCTCGGTGTAGTTGGCCAACGATTCGGTGGCTATGCCGATCTCGGCCACTTCGTCGATCAGCATGCGGGCTACCTGGTCGGGCGCGCCCTGGTGCAGGCTGACATTCACCTTGGGGTAGGCCTCGCGCAGCTTGGCCACCGGCACCGGCAGCACGTAGCGCGCCTGGGTGTGGGTGGTGGCAATCGACAAGGTGCCGCTGTCTTGCGCGCTGAACTGCTCGCCGATGCGCTTGAGGTTGCCCACTTCGCGCATGATGACCTCGATGCTGCTGAGCACGTGCTGGCCGGGTTCGGTGATGCGCTTGAGGCGCTTGCCGTGGCGCGCAAAAATCTCCACGCCCAGCTCCTCCTCCAGCTCGATGATGGCTTTGGAGACCCCGGGTTGGGAGGTGTGCAGGGCTTTGGCGGCCTCAGTCAAATTGAGGCCGCGCCGGGCGGCTTCCTGGACGAAGCGGAATTGGTGTAGGTTCATATCGAATTTCAGCTAACTTTGAAATTCATTATGCCCCAGTCATCTATGCAGAGGGCTCCAATGCGATCTTGGCGAGCAACGCGACCAGCTGCGGATGCTCGCCCACTGCTGCTTGCAAAACAATGTCCACGCCCGGGTGCTGCTGGCGCAGGCCGTCCATCAGCACCGGCAGGTCTTCGCGCACATGCCGACCCACGCCCAGAAACATGGGCACCACGGTCAGCTGCTGCACGCCCTGGGCCACCAGCTGGGCGGCGGCGGTGGGTAAATCGGGTGTGGTGAGCTCCAAGAAAGCACAGACCACCTGCACCTGTGGGTCGGCGGCGGCCACCTGGGCGGCTACCGCCTGCATGGGCAGGTGCCACAGCGGGTCACGGGAGCCGTGGGCAAACAAAATCACTGCACGATTTTTCATGGGTAGGGTCAGCGCCTTAAAACCAGCCAGCCAAACGCGGCCAGCGAAAGCATGGAATAGATAAAACCCGGCGCAGCGGCGGTGAGCCAGGGCTGCCAGTTCTGCAGGTTGCCGATGTAGCCAAACACGTTGTTCAGCAAGAAGAAGCTTATGCCCGCCATCACCCCGCCAAACACATAGGTGGTGATGCCCCCGGCGCGGAAGTGCAGGTAGGCAAACGGCAGGGCCAGCACCACCATCACCAGGCAGCTCAGCGGATAGAAGACCTTGCGCCAGAACTCGATCTCGTAGCGCTGGGCTGTCTGGCCGTTGGCGTTGAGGTGGCGGATGTACTGGAACAAATCCAGCGTGGCCATGCGGTCGGGCTTGAGCAGGGCGGTAGACACCATTTCGGTGCTGATCTCGGTAGGCCAGCGGTAGGTGGGCAGGCGGGCGCGCTCTACGCTCGCTTTGTCGGTGGCTTGCGTGTCCTGGGTGTGGAAGCTGCTGCGCTCCACGTTGTTCAGTGTCCAGGCCCCGTCGTTGGCAAATTCACCGGATTCGGCGTGCATCAGCGACACCAGCAGGCCGTTCTGGTCAAACTCGAAGATGCGTACGCCCTGCATGCGGCCCTTGTCCCCCAAGGCGCTGACGTTGGCGGCAAACGAGTGGTCGGCCTGCTTTTCTTTCAGCCAGGCCCCGGTCTGCCCGATGGTGATGCCGCCTTGGTAGCGGGCTTTGATGAGCTGGGCCGCCCGGTCGGACACCGGGGCCAGGTAGTCGCCGATGGCAAAGGTCAGCACCACAAAGGCCATGCCCAGTGCCAGCAGGGTGTGCAAGGCCCGCCAGGGGCCCAGGCCGCTGGTGCGCAAAATGGTGTATTCGGAGCTTTGCGCCAGCCGGGCCATCACAAAGATGGTGCCGATCAGCACGGTAATGGGCAGCAGCTCGTACAGGTGGCTGGGCACCATCAGCGTGACCACCAGCAGCGCGTGGGTCAGCTGGTAGCCGTTGTCACCAGTCTTGCCCACCCAGCGCAGCTCGTCGACAAAGTCGAAGAAGAAAAACAGCGCCAGAAAGCCCAGGGTCACAAAACCCACGGCCACCAGAATTTCCTTGTACAGCAGTTGGCGGATGGTCTTCATGCGGTGGCTCCGGTGCGGCGGCGTGGCAACAGGCGGCGCCAGTTCAGGTGGTTGTGCCGTGCCACCAGCCAGGCCACAGCCAACAGCAGCACGCCACCGTGCAGGCCCAGCATGAAGCCGCCAAACGGCACCGCGCCATTGGCGATCCAGTTCT from Comamonadaceae bacterium OS-1 carries:
- the cbiX_1 gene encoding sirohydrochlorin cobaltochelatase — encoded protein: MKNRAVILFAHGSRDPLWHLPMQAVAAQVAAADPQVQVVCAFLELTTPDLPTAAAQLVAQGVQQLTVVPMFLGVGRHVREDLPVLMDGLRQQHPGVDIVLQAAVGEHPQLVALLAKIALEPSA
- the cysB gene encoding HTH-type transcriptional regulator CysB — encoded protein: MNLHQFRFVQEAARRGLNLTEAAKALHTSQPGVSKAIIELEEELGVEIFARHGKRLKRITEPGQHVLSSIEVIMREVGNLKRIGEQFSAQDSGTLSIATTHTQARYVLPVPVAKLREAYPKVNVSLHQGAPDQVARMLIDEVAEIGIATESLANYTELVTLPCYEWQHVIVFPANHPLAKKERLTLEDIAQEPIITYHPSFTGRTKIDQAFAARKLVPRIALEAIDSDVIKTYVRLGLGIGIVAEMAVRDDVNSDLIVRPGGILFGVNVARVAFKRSAYLRNFVYKFAELLSDRLDRNLVAQAMSGHVNDYEL
- the adc gene encoding putative acetoacetate decarboxylase, producing MKIEEVRARAFAMPLTNPSFPRPPYRFYNREYIVITYRTDPAALAAVVPEPLVVTDNIVKYEFIRMPDSTGFGDYTESGQVIPVSLNGDHGGYVHSMYLDDDAPIAGGRELWGFPKKLASPKISHEGEVLVGTLDCRGLRCAVGTMGYKHKEADKDAVLKSMMAPNYMLKIIPHVDGGPRILELVRYYLEDIQVKGAWTGPAALELFQHVTVDVAKLPVLEVISAIHYVADLTLGMGEVVHDYLA
- the lptG gene encoding lipopolysaccharide export system permease protein LptG translates to MKTIRQLLYKEILVAVGFVTLGFLALFFFFDFVDELRWVGKTGDNGYQLTHALLVVTLMVPSHLYELLPITVLIGTIFVMARLAQSSEYTILRTSGLGPWRALHTLLALGMAFVVLTFAIGDYLAPVSDRAAQLIKARYQGGITIGQTGAWLKEKQADHSFAANVSALGDKGRMQGVRIFEFDQNGLLVSLMHAESGEFANDGAWTLNNVERSSFHTQDTQATDKASVERARLPTYRWPTEISTEMVSTALLKPDRMATLDLFQYIRHLNANGQTAQRYEIEFWRKVFYPLSCLVMVVLALPFAYLHFRAGGITTYVFGGVMAGISFFLLNNVFGYIGNLQNWQPWLTAAAPGFIYSMLSLAAFGWLVLRR
- the bdhA gene encoding D-beta-hydroxybutyrate dehydrogenase, giving the protein MLNGKTALVTGSTSGIGLGIALELAKQGANIILNGFGDHAGPKAEVEALGVKVGYSGADMSKPAEIAAMIDYANAEFGGVDILVNNAGIQYVAPIEEFPIEKWDSIIAINLSAAFHATRLVIPGMRAKNWGRVISIASAHGLVGSAQKVAYVAAKHGIVGMTKVVALETATTGITVNAICPGWVLTPLVQKQIDDRSAKEGIPVAQATKELLQEKEPSLQFTTPEQLGGLAVFFCSPAADNVRGVAWANDGGWTAQ
- the ybdL gene encoding methionine aminotransferase, encoding MQVRTPTLQTKLPLVGTTIFTVMSALAAEHNAVNLGQGFPDFNCDPALVQAVTEAMQQGLNQYPPMPGIPALREAVAAKIEALHARTYSAATEITITAGATQGIITAILAVVRPGDEVIVLEPCYDSYVPNIELAGGTAVRVPLTPHSFRPDFGKIAAAITPQTRAILINSPHNPSATIWSQADMLALQDLLEPTEVLLISDEVYEHMVFDGRKHESAARYPGLAARAFIVSSFGKTFHVTGWKVGTVVAPAPLMAEFRKVHQFNVFTVNTPVQHGLAKYLANPAPYLELPAFYQRKRDLFRAGLAATRFKLLPSEGSYFQCVDISEVSDLGEADFCQWLTKEIGVAAIPLSAFYGDGFDQRVVRFCFAKKDETLQAALERLAKL